One genomic window of Streptococcus mitis includes the following:
- a CDS encoding TrmH family RNA methyltransferase, producing the protein MTIITSKANSVVKNAKKLHQKKYRKSAYLIEGWHLFEEAVQAGVTIEKIFALENYRDQLAAFPQTVWVSEDILLDLADSQTPQGIVAVVQKEEVGQADLSQGKFLFLEDVQDPGNVGTIIRTADAAGFTGVIVSDKSADIYSLKTLRSMQGSHFHLPIYRMSSQRLLEEAKKAAIPVLATTLSKDSVDYRELPPIENFVLVMGNEGQGISPLMAESADQLVHISMKGQAESLNVAVAAGILIFHLS; encoded by the coding sequence ATGACTATTATAACCTCAAAAGCCAATTCTGTGGTAAAAAATGCCAAGAAATTACACCAAAAAAAATACCGCAAGTCTGCTTATTTGATTGAAGGCTGGCACTTGTTTGAAGAAGCTGTTCAAGCTGGAGTGACGATTGAGAAAATCTTTGCCCTAGAAAATTACCGAGATCAGTTAGCTGCTTTTCCGCAAACTGTCTGGGTTTCAGAGGATATTTTACTAGATTTGGCGGATTCTCAGACTCCACAGGGAATTGTTGCCGTGGTTCAAAAAGAAGAAGTAGGACAAGCTGATTTGAGTCAGGGCAAGTTCTTGTTTTTGGAAGATGTGCAAGATCCTGGTAATGTGGGAACGATTATTCGAACTGCGGATGCAGCAGGTTTTACTGGAGTGATTGTTTCAGATAAATCAGCAGATATCTACAGTCTCAAGACTCTACGTTCCATGCAAGGCAGTCATTTTCATCTGCCCATTTACCGAATGTCTAGTCAAAGGCTTCTCGAGGAAGCTAAAAAGGCTGCTATCCCTGTGCTAGCAACAACCCTATCTAAAGATTCTGTTGATTACAGAGAACTGCCTCCTATAGAAAATTTTGTACTAGTTATGGGAAACGAAGGTCAAGGAATTAGTCCCCTCATGGCTGAAAGTGCAGACCAGTTGGTTCACATTAGTATGAAGGGACAGGCCGAGAGTTTGAATGTTGCCGTTGCAGCCGGTATTTTAATTTTCCATTTAAGCTAA
- a CDS encoding acylphosphatase, producing the protein MQKVRMIAQGRVQGVGFRWGVYSLALEIGGITGRVWNNDDGTVEILAQADSSATMAKFIQEIRKGPTPFSKVSYLDVQLSNFPPYPDFKIAN; encoded by the coding sequence ATGCAAAAGGTTAGAATGATTGCCCAAGGTAGGGTGCAAGGAGTCGGCTTTCGTTGGGGTGTTTACAGCTTGGCACTTGAAATTGGTGGCATCACAGGTCGAGTATGGAATAACGACGACGGAACAGTGGAAATCTTAGCCCAAGCAGACTCATCTGCTACCATGGCAAAATTTATCCAAGAAATCCGCAAAGGACCCACACCTTTTTCAAAAGTCAGCTACTTAGATGTCCAACTGAGCAACTTTCCTCCCTACCCTGACTTTAAAATCGCAAATTAG
- a CDS encoding Bax inhibitor-1/YccA family protein: protein MNHTIIQDRAGLNQFYAKVYAFVGLGIGLSALVSGLMLTIFQSQLVYFLMQGRLWLTIATFAELALVFVASSMASRNSPAALPVFLLYSVLNGFTLSFVVAFYTPGTVLSAFVSSALLFFVMAAVGMFTKKDLSGVGRAMMAALIGLLIAMVVNIFLASGFFDYMISVAMVLVFSGLIAWDNQRIRLAYEQSQGRVATGWVVSMALSIYLDFINLFLSILRIFGRND from the coding sequence ATGAATCACACTATTATTCAGGACCGCGCAGGTCTCAATCAATTTTACGCTAAGGTTTATGCCTTTGTTGGTCTGGGGATAGGATTATCCGCTTTAGTATCAGGTCTTATGTTGACCATCTTTCAGTCTCAGCTGGTTTACTTTTTGATGCAGGGGCGTCTCTGGTTGACCATTGCTACTTTTGCAGAGCTAGCCCTAGTCTTCGTTGCTAGTAGCATGGCTTCAAGGAATAGTCCAGCGGCTCTTCCAGTATTTTTACTTTACTCAGTATTAAACGGCTTTACCCTCAGTTTTGTGGTGGCTTTCTATACTCCAGGTACAGTTTTATCTGCCTTTGTATCGAGCGCCCTTCTCTTCTTTGTCATGGCGGCAGTTGGTATGTTCACTAAGAAAGATTTGAGTGGGGTTGGTCGTGCTATGATGGCAGCCCTCATCGGTTTGCTGATTGCCATGGTAGTTAATATTTTTTTGGCTAGCGGTTTCTTTGATTATATGATTAGCGTAGCTATGGTCTTGGTCTTCTCTGGGCTGATTGCTTGGGACAATCAAAGGATTCGCCTTGCTTATGAACAATCACAAGGCCGTGTAGCGACAGGTTGGGTTGTGTCAATGGCTCTCAGTATCTATCTTGATTTTATCAATCTTTTCCTAAGTATTCTACGTATCTTTGGTCGTAATGACTAG